A window from Amblyomma americanum isolate KBUSLIRL-KWMA chromosome 7, ASM5285725v1, whole genome shotgun sequence encodes these proteins:
- the LOC144097453 gene encoding neprilysin-1-like, producing MPARATTTQYAEIGWSRVAVPAAPFSVEPSRVIRRHAVEEEPLEAAGEAAALMLQKTKRYFEVEEAKGQGVNAVLEVTKAVMLANSGSRIDSKADVRECALGIAPAEGPASLCPFIETIVKKLKKKVTVLVERPNPVYAPREVEIKSSFENQSNTSTLHVQSEASKGVVLPNSLDEGRLLVPVKAESSKMVASPAQGLNFQHDNLDAKSIHANDSSIQLKSTTQENNELTLSSSSPHTKREPRPAMVQSSVACVAQSEGGRPFGVLEACAVSATRNQAQALLAESMAVKTSHSTSEPDAQYLAVKQAAHFEAAKFSMAISRLVAAPVISTNNGSILSDAASHAPDQQRPFPAVIERRGTHNAPSLLQCANRCATDETKENCKIEQQSKKREVHALLDVFSPEIETPEEIAKPAARVTDGKHTGVNPQGLREVPVAVMLHDDEPPWALLACSLVLVGAFLTSLLALIYALTTVVPTSETMHPAPAVTPASGTVYCSSEFCDREADYLVSLLGARGKGACDNFYEHVCGAWPRAHLLKGFTGAGAVVSTDTIIQDTIDNGLTSLLPSNRAEDVGMAVALYHACTDRNKADSAANHVKGLFKAWKIGMWPRDVSGSVNEIWEFAGELVRDLGLGSILDMAVAIGTGGNDNPVVELRQPEHVLSCNDVWRPPVTTLFHNALSDLSLEFTHSPRQEILDEVMSAFIRLGSCPVNQAIAESQETKFGVLPDTVAKLSELNDDVQRFLMIAFDGGTMPGPGTVVVLKPASYVREYLAAAMRELPPRALMNYMGLLALVHLSPFLPERHVHLRQLFVKLLRGRTLPDVSNSSTLCMMAVERALPACLSKLSATLFTAAEYNVRVPEKLSQLEDVFARNVHHLAWLSDELALVNRYRLKRRRSSHFGPSVGRNSSCVPSGVARRTDIPVQFYRDMCRAQQRSRLEAIASGRSLAKYRVVPVRPSSVRAVYDRLLRRVLVPAALFNTSVPGNSAGFSLQLARYAVRFYRALLDALLLNDWDSGRDEAVRRKLQALLQCFEWDLHELPATLKGTVGPDPERSRAALLLQTTALQLAFRAFQDLWQVRRAWNMDFRYRRLPSLSAEALFFVYYALDHCETSDTVYKGDQRLPAEHRVNLPLRHVVEFGPLFNCSADSAMGRPERSCAVVKPDTWLARSPADA from the exons ATGCCTGCTCGTGCGACAACCACTCAGTACGCTGAGATTGGGTGGTCGAGAGTGGCTGTGCCAGCGGCGCCGTTTTCTGTCGAGCCCAGCAGAGTGATTAGACGCCATGCTGTTGAAGAGGAGCCTCTTGAAGCGGCCGGAGAAGCCGCGGCACTAATGCTCCAAAAAACTAAACGTTATTTTGAAGTTGAAGAAGCGAAGGGTCAGGGAGTTAATGCTGTCCTCGAAGTCACAAAGGCAGTGATGCTCGCAAATTCGGGCTCACGGATTGATTCCAAAGCTGACGTGAGGGAATGCGCCCTGGgcatagctcctgctgaagggCCCGCTTCACTGTGCCCGTTTATAGAGACAATCGTGAAAAAGCTCAAGAAAAAAGTCACCGTCCTGGTTGAGCGACCAAACCCTGTGTACGCTCCTCGAGAGGTCGAAATAAAATCTTCCTTTGAGAACCAGTCAAACACTAGTACATTACATGTCCAGTCAGAAGCATCAAAAGGAGTTGTACTTCCTAATTCTCTTGATGAAGGCAGATTGTTAGTTCCAGTGAAAGCAGAAAGCTCAAAGATGGTTGCTTCCCCTGCACAGGGATTGAATTTCCAACATGACAATCTAGACGCGAAATCAATTCACGCTAACGATTCATCGATCCAATTGAAGTCGACCACACAGGAAAATAATGAACTGACGCTGAGCTCATCATCTCCGCATACAAAACGGGAACCTCGGCCTGCAATGGTGCAGTCATCGGTGGCCTGTGTCGCGCAATCGGAGGGTGGGCGTCCTTTCGGTGTTCTAGAAGCTTGCGCTGTTTCCGCGACGAGAAATCAGGCTCAGGCACTTCTTGCGGAGAGTATGGCTGTTAAAACCTCGCACTCTACCAGCGAACCGGATGCTCAATATTTAGCTGTGAAGCAGGCAGCTCATTTTGAAGCTGCTAAATTTAGCATGGCGATTTCACGGCTCGTGGCTGCTCCAGTGATTTCGACAAACAACGGAAGCATTTTAAGTGACGCTGCCAGCCATGCGCCCGATCAGCAGAGACCATTTCCAGCGGTGATTGAACGACGAGGCACCCACAATGCGCCCAGCCTACTGCAATGTGCTAATAGATGTGCAACCGATGAGACAAAAGAGAATTGCAAGATTGAGCAGCAATCCAAAAAGCGCGAAGTTCACGCCCTTCTCGATGTTTTCTCACCGGAAATTGAGACGCCTGAGGAGATAGCTAAGCCAGCAGCTCGAGTTACAGATGGCAAACACACAGGCGTGAATCCCCAAGGGCTCAGAGAGGTCCCCGTGGCAGTCATGCTCCATGACGATGAACCGCCGTGGGCATTGCTCGCGTGCTCCTTAGTTCTCGTCGGCGCTTTTCTCACGTCACTATTAGCCCTTATCTATGCGCTGACGACGGTGGTGCCAACATCTGAGACTATGCACCCTGCTCCGGCTGTTACGCCTGCGTCGGGCACCGTCTACTGCTCCTCGGAGTTCTGCGACCGCGAGGCCGACTACCTTGTTTCGCTGCTGGGTGCCAGAGGCAAAGGCGCCTGTGACAATTTTTATGAACACGTGTGCGGCGCCTGGCCCCGAGCGCATCTTTTGAAAGGCTTTACTGGAGCTGGGGCCGTAGTCTCCACTGATACGATCATTCAAGACACAATAGATAACGGGCTAACGTCTCTACTCCCGTCCAACAGAGCAGAGGACGTCGGCATGGCAGTTGCACTCTACCACGCGTGCACCGACCGCAATAAGGCAGATTCAGCGGCCAATCACGTCAAGGGACTCTTCAAAGCCTGGAAAATAGGTATGTGGCCTCGTGACGTGAGCGGCAGCGTTAATGAAATTTGGGAGTTCGCAGGCGAACTCGTACGAGACCTGGGCTTGGGCTCTATCCTGGATATGGCCGTCGCAATCGGAACAGGAGGCAATGACAATCCAGTCGTCGAACTGCGACAGCCTGAGCACGTTTTATCGTGCAACGACGTCTGGCGGCCACCTGTCACAACGTTGTTTCATAACGCGCTGAGCGACTTATCGTTAGAATTCACGCACTCTCCTAGGCAAGAAATTCTGGACGAAGTTATGAGCGCCTTCATCAGACTCGGCTCTTGTCCCGTGAATCAGGCTATAGCGGAATCTCAGGAGACAAAGTTCGGCGTACTTCCCGATACCGTAGCCAAACTATCGGAGCTCAATGACGATGTGCAGAGGTTTCTCATGATCGCCTTCGATGGTGGAACCATGCCCGGCCCCGGCACTGTGGTTGTGCTGAAGCCGGCGAGCTACGTCCGCGAGTACCTGGCGGCGGCGATGCGGGAACTCCCGCCCCGCGCTCTCATGAACTACATGGGCCTACTGGCGCTGGTGCACCTCTCGCCATTCCTGCCAGAGCGACACGTGCACCTGAGGCAGCTGTTTGTCAAGCTCCTGCGTGGGCGGACGCTGCCCGACGTTTCCAACTCGTCGACGCTCTGTATGATGGCCGTGGAACGCGCTCTACCGGCGTGCTTAAGCAAGCTTTCAGCGACGCTATTCACAGCCGCCGAGTACAACGTCCGTGTGCCCGAGAAGTTGTCGCAGCTGGAGGACGTCTTCGCGCGCAATGTCCACCACCTGGCCTGGCTGAGCGACGAGCTGGCGCTGGTCAACCGATACCGACTGAAGCGCCGGCGCTCGTCCCATTTTGGTCCCTCTGTTGGCCGAAACTCATCATGCGTGCCCTCGGGAGTTGCTCGGCGCACGGATATCCCCGTGCAGTTCTACCGGGACATGTGCCGCGCACAGCAGAGATCAAGACTGGAGGCCATCGCATCTG GCCGTTCCCTGGCCAAGTACCGCGTCGTCCCAGTGCGACCGTCTTCGGTGCGCGCCGTGTACGACCGGCTGCTGCGGCGCGTCCTGGTTCCGGCAGCACTTTTCAACACCTCCGTTCCGGGAAACAGCGCGGGCTTCTCGCTGCAGCTGGCACGCTACGCGGTGCGCTTCTACCGCGCCCTGCTGGACGCGCTCCTTCTGAATGACTGGGACAGCGGCCGCGACGAAGCCGTTCGGCGAAAGCTGCAAGCGCTGCTGCAGTGCTTCGAGTGGGACCTGCACGAGCTGCCTGCCACGCTGAAGGGAACAGTGGGGCCGGACCCTGAACGATCAAGGGCTGCTCTTCTGCTGCAGACAACTGCGTTGCAGCTCGCTTTCCGGGCTTTTCAGGATCTATGGCAG